A genome region from Bufo gargarizans isolate SCDJY-AF-19 chromosome 2, ASM1485885v1, whole genome shotgun sequence includes the following:
- the LOC122927910 gene encoding uncharacterized protein LOC122927910, translating to MERSKEPVKEKLVDPNESMDHMTLWWCTGTIDRRIRSINETMDHMTLWWCTGTIDRRIRSITNESMDHMTLWWCTGTIDRRIRSINETMDHMALWWCTGTIYRRVRSINETMDHMTLWWWTGTIYRRVRSINETMDHMTLWWCTGTIDRRIRSINETMDCMAFWWWTGTIDRRIRSINERMDHMALWWCTGTIYRRVRSITNERMDHMALWWCTGTIDRRIRSINERMDHMALWWWTGTIDRRIRSINERMDSMAFWWWTGTIDRRIRSINERMDSMAFWWWTGTIDRRIRSINERMDHMALWWWTGTIDRRIRSINERMDSMAFWWWTGTIDRRIRSINETMDCMAFWWWTGTIDRRIRSINETMDCMAFWWCTGTID from the exons ATGGAGAGGTCTAAGGAGCCAGTTAAGGAAAAGCTTGTGGATCCAAATGAATCAATGGACCACATGACACTCTG GTGGTGCACAGGTACAATAGATAGAAGGATCAGGAGCATAAATGAAACAATGGACCACATGACACTCTGGTGGTGCACAGGTACAATAGATAGAAGGATCAGGAGCATAACAAACGAATCAATGGACCACATGACACTCTGGTGGTGCACAGGTACAATAGATAGAAGGATCAGGAGCATAAATGAAACAATGGACCACATGGCACTCTGGTGGTGCACAGGTACAATATATAGAAGGGTCAGGAGCATAAATGAAACAATGGACCACATGACACTCTGGTGGTGGACAGGTACAATATATAGAAGGGTCAGGAGCATAAATGAAACAATGGACCACATGACACTCTGGTGGTGCACAGGTACAATAGATAGAAGGATCAGGAGCATAAATGAAACAATGGACtgcatggcattctggtggtggacaGGTACAATAGATAGAAGGATCAGGAGCATAAATGAAAGAATGGACCACATGGCACTCTGGTGGTGCACAGGTACAATATATAGAAGGGTCAGGAGCATAACAAATGAAAGAATGGACCACATGGCACTCTGGTGGTGCACAGGTACAATAGATAGAAGGATCAGGAGCATAAATGAAAGAATGGACCACATGGCACTCTGGTGGTGGACAGGTACAATAGATAGAAGGATCAGGAGCATAAATGAAAGAATGGACAgcatggcattctggtggtggacaGGTACAATAGATAGAAGGATCAGGAGCATAAATGAAAGAATGGACAgcatggcattctggtggtggacaGGTACAATAGATAGAAGGATCAGGAGCATAAATGAAAGAATGGACCACATGGCACTCTGGTGGTGGACAGGTACAATAGATAGAAGGATCAGGAGCATAAATGAAAGAATGGACAgcatggcattctggtggtggacaGGTACAATAGATAGAAGGATCAGGAGCATAAATGAAACAATGGACtgcatggcattctggtggtggacaGGTACAATAGATAGAAGGATCAGGAGCATAAATGAAACAATGGACtgcatggcattctggtggtgcaCAGGTACAATAGATTGA